Proteins found in one Colletes latitarsis isolate SP2378_abdomen chromosome 8, iyColLati1, whole genome shotgun sequence genomic segment:
- the LOC143345120 gene encoding protein gustavus-like isoform X2, whose product MFPAIVLRDHFIGFVRTRCIGRASGMHVKRGSTNDANFPPREKNSMLDVTRTCVSRLDRFVASKNEDTRYKANHCVSGGGSRGNGATGGTGGGLGSGAGGRGGGGGGSPGRGGGGGVGGGGVGGGGGGGGGGGGGGGGGGGGIDGGAVPTAPPTTGRHHHHHHHHHHHHHHLVTTTTTTTTTTTTTTGGTRHHRHKLPASKQCTDHRHHLHHHRHHPHHRSYHRGMNMGQKFSGGVKSVTRESGAGTGAGVGIVGSGTVAYKPVVPRELAQDFSRPPRLDVLLDMPPASRETQVHHSWNADDRSLNIFVKDDDKLTFHRHPVAQSTDCIRGKVGYTKGMHVWELYWSTRQRGTHAVVGVATADAPLHSVGYQSLVGNNELSWGWDLGRNKLLHDSKNTSGVTYPALLKPDETFIVPDKFLVVLDMDEGTLAFVVDGQYLGIAFRGLKGRKLHPIVSAVWGHCEITMRYIGGLDPEPLPLMDLCRRVIRQRIGKHRLEEKIQDLNLPQAIKTYLLYRDRR is encoded by the exons ATGTTTCCTGCAATCGTTCTTCGCGATCATTTCATTGGATTCGTTCGAACGAGGTGCATTGGACGAGCATCGGGAATGCACGTAAAGCGCGGATCGACCAACGACGCGAACTTTCCTCCGCGAGAAAAGAACTCGATGCTCGACGTCACTCGTACTTGTGTCTCGAG aCTGGACCGTTTCGTAGCAAGCAAAAATGAAGACACGAG GTACAAAGCGAATCATTGCGTGAGCGGGGGCGGTAGCCGCGGAAACGGCGCGACTGGCGGTACCGGAGGTGGTCTAGGCAGCGGAGCCGGCGGCCGCGGGGGCGGCGGGGGTGGCAGCCCCGGTAGGGGCGGCGGAGGAGGAGTAGGAGGCGGAggcgttgggggaggaggaggagggggaggaggaggaggaggaggaggaggaggaggaggaggaggaataGACGGTGGCGCGGTGCCTACTGCACCACCGACCACCGGCCGTCACCACCACCATCATCACCACCACCATCACCATCATCATCACCTCGTTACTACGACTACGACGACCACCACGACAACTACCACTACCACCGGCGGCACCAGGCACCACAGGCACAAACTGCCTGCCAGCAAGCAGTGTACCGATCACCGACACCACCTGCATCATCACCGGCATCACCCACACCATCGCTCCTACCATCGGGGCATGAACATGGGCCAAAAATTTTCAG GCGGCGTGAAGAGCGTGACGCGCGAAAGCGGGGCTGGAACGGGTGCTGGAGTCGGCATCGTCGGTAGCGGCACCGTGGCGTACAAACCTGTGGTACCCAGGGAGTTGGCGCAAGATTTCTCGAGGCCGCCGCGTCTCGATGTCCTACTCGACATGCCGCCCGCCTCGCGGGAGACGCAGGTCCATCACAGCTGGAACGCTGACGATCGTAGTCTCAACATATTTGTCAAG GACGATGACAAATTGACGTTTCACCGACATCCCGTGGCGCAAAGTACAGACTGTATTAGAGGGAAGGTAGGGTACACGAAGGGTATGCACGTGTGGGAGCTGTACTGGAGCACGAGGCAACGAGGCACGCACGCCGTAGTGGGCGTTGCGACGGCGGACGCACCCCTCCACAGTGTCGGATACCAGAGTCTGGTTGGCAACAACGAGCTCAGCTGGGGCTGGGACCTCGGCAGGAACAAGCTTCTTCATGATTCGAAAAACACTAGCGGTGTCACGTATCCTGCCCTCCTCAAGCCCGATGAAACCTTTATCGTTCCCGACAAATTCCTCG TGGTTTTGGACATGGACGAAGGTACGTTAGCGTTCGTCGTAGACGGTCAGTACCTTGGAATCGCTTTCAGAGGCCTTAAAGGTAGAAAGCTGCATCCTATCGTGTCCGCTGTCTGGGGACACTGCGAGATTACGATGAGATACATCGGTGGACTTGATC CGGAACCTCTACCTCTGATGGATCTCTGTCGAAGAGTAATCCGCCAACGAATCGGTAAACACAGATTGGAagagaaaatccaagacctgaaCCTGCCACAGGCGATAAAGACTTATCTCTTGTACCGTGACAGGAGGTAA